In the genome of Bacillaceae bacterium S4-13-56, one region contains:
- a CDS encoding NERD domain-containing protein, which translates to MATYFGREQLENSLNLAKRQEDIKGIQGEIMVGNLLDQYLPDDTYLIAQPEIGNYQPDFLVISPRYGFRIIEVKNLSLNGISNIQSNGNFVTRYGSRNYLNQVRAHVDDLKSYLLSNHPYLGDPHKMIGYCVLYVGFSKSDFERKFDVQIDSWDESHTNDYFKYHLFLDQLNGHIDAVLGNASKFPTNKNTPLTTTRMKEIANNVKIGETQIREEIASESELQEPVSVSRQQGETTNSNKKGMWAFVSLFLVILSAIALYFTMSPKDSTSLDRLDNKVGELITVEAEVTDFYYDEGSKTKFLTIRDETGVSDAIIFNDVKVPYITEGEVYTFTGEVQRYDGNIELKVESVE; encoded by the coding sequence ATGGCAACTTATTTTGGAAGGGAACAATTGGAGAACTCCCTCAATCTTGCGAAAAGACAAGAGGATATAAAAGGGATTCAAGGGGAGATTATGGTGGGTAATCTTCTGGATCAATATCTACCTGATGACACGTATTTGATTGCCCAACCAGAGATTGGCAACTATCAGCCGGATTTTCTCGTCATCTCTCCACGTTATGGGTTTCGAATCATAGAGGTGAAAAATCTTTCTTTGAACGGGATCAGTAACATTCAATCTAATGGTAATTTTGTTACGAGATATGGAAGTCGAAACTACTTGAATCAGGTTAGGGCCCATGTGGATGATCTAAAAAGTTACCTGCTGTCCAATCATCCCTATTTAGGTGACCCTCATAAAATGATTGGGTATTGTGTTTTGTATGTAGGATTTTCGAAAAGTGATTTCGAAAGAAAGTTTGACGTTCAGATCGATTCCTGGGATGAAAGCCACACCAACGACTACTTTAAATATCACCTCTTCCTAGACCAACTCAATGGACATATCGATGCGGTTTTAGGGAATGCTTCAAAATTTCCAACCAATAAAAATACACCCCTGACCACGACTCGAATGAAAGAAATTGCCAACAATGTGAAGATTGGCGAAACACAAATAAGAGAGGAAATAGCATCGGAATCCGAATTACAGGAACCGGTGTCTGTTAGCCGCCAACAGGGGGAGACGACAAACTCAAATAAGAAAGGGATGTGGGCTTTTGTAAGCCTTTTCCTGGTTATATTGTCCGCAATTGCACTTTACTTCACTATGTCCCCAAAGGATTCCACCAGTTTAGACCGTTTGGACAACAAGGTTGGTGAACTCATAACAGTAGAAGCAGAAGTTACTGATTTTTATTACGATGAGGGAAGCAAGACAAAATTTCTAACCATTCGTGATGAAACAGGTGTTTCTGATGCGATCATTTTTAATGATGTGAAAGTCCCTTATATAACCGAGGGGGAAGTCTACACTTTTACTGGGGAAGTGCAAAGGTATGACGGAAATATTGAATTAAAAGTTGAATCAGTAGAGTGA
- a CDS encoding DUF6438 domain-containing protein, which produces MFKRIEFARTPCYGTCPVFDVEINHDGSVKWNGHMYVYRLGEEEFKISNKKIEKIEALLKEFDFRSFTYRDPDSYATDHPSCITRVEYTDGYVKEVDHYLGDFETPLIDEKHTLHHLEEFEKKLEQLLGLRKYINPTLYVYHLKVDEGEYVVSAPNEKEAFKLVGYTGNRRQGDIEKIGRDTTGEISPYIVMVKKKEE; this is translated from the coding sequence ATGTTTAAAAGAATTGAGTTTGCCAGAACACCTTGTTACGGAACTTGTCCAGTTTTTGATGTAGAAATTAACCATGATGGATCTGTAAAGTGGAACGGTCACATGTATGTATATCGGCTAGGGGAAGAGGAGTTTAAAATTTCCAACAAGAAAATAGAAAAGATAGAAGCTCTTCTCAAAGAATTTGATTTTCGTTCCTTTACGTACCGAGATCCAGATTCTTATGCAACTGATCATCCATCGTGTATAACACGAGTTGAGTATACAGATGGATATGTCAAAGAAGTTGATCATTATTTAGGGGATTTTGAGACACCTCTTATTGATGAAAAGCACACACTACATCATCTTGAGGAGTTTGAAAAGAAACTGGAGCAACTACTAGGGTTACGTAAATACATAAACCCAACTCTTTACGTGTATCATCTGAAAGTTGACGAAGGAGAGTATGTAGTTTCTGCCCCAAATGAGAAAGAGGCATTCAAGTTAGTGGGCTATACAGGTAATAGAAGACAAGGTGACATAGAGAAAATAGGTAGGGATACCACAGGTGAAATTTCGCCTTACATTGTAATGGTTAAGAAGAAAGAAGAATAG
- a CDS encoding HEPN domain-containing protein, whose product MIFYSNVHAFYNGIAQENYNNFKILSKRFSELTNGGLAWDFGNHTQKENETYQNTHHEMQKQCIISIVFLVMAIESLINDYGFVHLGEKRFNELDRNSIKDKIKDFYFEVTGGNFPTDKVLFQQINDLVSIRNNLVHSKTLSIDLNLMMQDTKEADEAFFSYINSIFGNSKEKKSKQKHMYEVLDSAHGAYEDLMVFLID is encoded by the coding sequence ATGATTTTTTATTCAAATGTGCATGCCTTTTATAATGGTATCGCACAAGAAAACTATAATAACTTCAAGATATTATCCAAGCGGTTTAGTGAACTTACAAATGGAGGATTGGCATGGGATTTTGGGAACCATACACAAAAAGAGAATGAAACCTACCAAAATACACATCATGAAATGCAAAAGCAATGTATTATTTCAATAGTATTTTTAGTAATGGCGATTGAATCATTAATCAATGACTATGGTTTTGTTCACCTTGGAGAAAAACGTTTTAATGAATTAGATAGAAATAGCATAAAAGATAAGATAAAAGATTTTTACTTTGAAGTAACAGGAGGAAATTTTCCAACTGACAAAGTTTTGTTTCAACAAATCAATGATCTGGTCTCCATTCGAAATAATTTAGTACATAGCAAAACATTAAGTATAGATCTTAATTTAATGATGCAAGACACGAAGGAGGCTGATGAAGCATTTTTCAGCTATATCAATTCTATTTTTGGAAATAGCAAGGAAAAGAAATCCAAGCAAAAACACATGTATGAGGTGTTAGATAGTGCGCACGGAGCATACGAAGATTTGATGGTATTTTTAATCGACTAG